The proteins below come from a single Notamacropus eugenii isolate mMacEug1 chromosome 7, mMacEug1.pri_v2, whole genome shotgun sequence genomic window:
- the HELQ gene encoding helicase POLQ-like isoform X3, which translates to MIGEGSRGAILEITLAKILYTSKTTQIIGMSATLNNVEELQEFLKAEYYTSKFRPVELKEYLKINDAIYEVDVKAEKGYTFSRLLKCKYSDHLKKMDPDHLVALVTEVIPNYSCLVFCPTKKNCENVADMICKFLKKDYLKHREKEKCDFLKNLKNVSNGGLCPVLKRTVPFGIAYHHSGLTSDERKILEEAYATGVLCLLTCTSTLAAGVNLPARRVILRAPYIATQFLKRNQYQQMIGRAGRAGIDTVGESILILQEKDKHLVLDLINSPLENCYSHLGQEITKGIQSLLLSLIGLKIARNLEGVHHFMCSTFFGIQQKSLSGEKSLWEVSQKALASLIEKGLLQRQSVCKNVEESQCDLQITKLGQASLKGTLDLAYCGILYKDLKKGLEGLVLESCFHLIYLTTPYDMVSQCRPDWMIYLSRFNHLSSAEQKVAAIVGVSESFITKKASGQAIKKDVDTNIVNRFYLSFVLYALLKETNVWSVSEKFNMSRGYVQTLLSGAASFSSCVLHFCEELEEFWVYRALLTELTKKLSYCVKADLVPLMEVTGVLESRAKQLYDAGYKTVAHLANADPEVLIRTIHHLSRRQAKQIVSSAKMLLNEKAAALQEEVEDLLRPPPDVPGTVAPSSNSHELTQ; encoded by the exons ATGATTGGTGAGGGAAGCCGAGGAGCTATACTGGAAATTACCCTAGCAAAAATTCTTTATACCAGCA aaacaaCTCAAATCATTGGCATGAGTGCAACGTTAAATAATGTTGAAGAACtacaagaattcctgaaagcaGAATATTATACTAGTAAATTTAGACCA GTGGAGTTAAAAGAATACCTGAAAATAAATGATGCCATCTATGAAGTTGACGTCAAAGCAGAGAAAGGCTATACTTTTTCCCGTCTCCTTAAATGCAAG tattcTGATCATCTTAAGAAGATGGATCCTGATCATTTGGTTGCTTTGGTGACTGAAGTTATTCCTAATTATTCCTGCTTGGTTTTTTGCCCTACTAAGAAAAACTGTGAAAATGTAGCAGATATGATTTGCAAGTTTTTGAAGAA GGACTATCTAAAacacagggaaaaagaaaaatgtgatttccTTAAAAACTTGAAGAATGTCAGTAACGGCGGCCTGTGTCCTGTTCTCAAGCGCACCGTTCCCTTTGGAATTGCTTATCACCACAGTGGCCTCACTAGTGATGAAAGGAAGATCTTAGAGGAAGCGTATGCCACCGGGGTCCTCTGCCTTCTGACTTGCACTTCGACGTTAGCAGCTGGAGTGAACCTGCCAGCACGAAG AGTTATTCTGAGAGCACCTTATATTGCAACACAGTTTTTAAAGAGGAATCAGTATCAACAGATGATTGGCAGAGCTGGTCGAGCTGGAATAGATACTGTTGGTGAAAGTATCCTCATATTACAAGAAAAAGACAAGCACCTG GTACTGGATTTAATAAACAGTCCTCTGGAGAACTGTTATAGCCATCTTgggcaagaaatcacaaaaggaaTCCAAAGTTTGCTCCTCTCGTTAATTGGGCTAAAG ATAGCAAGGAACCTTGAAGGTGTACATCACTTTATGTGTAGTACATTCTTTGGCATTCAGCAAAAGAGTTTATCTGGAGAAAAAAGCCTTTGGGAAGTATCTCAGAAAGCACTGGCGAGCTTGATAGAGAAAGGGCTCCTCCAAAGACAAAGTGTTTGTAAGAATGTAGAAGAGTCCCAGTGTGATTTACAAATCACAAAGTTAGGGcaggcctctttaaaag GAACTTTAGACTTGGCTTATTGTGGCATTCTGTACAAAGACTTAAAGAAAGGCCTTGAGGGGCTTGTTCTTGAAAGCTGCTTTCATCTTATCTATCTAACAACTCCGTATGATATGGTTTCTCAGTGTAGACCAGATTGGATGATATATCTCAGTCGG TTTAACCACCTCAGCTCAGCAGAACAGAAAGTAGCAGCAATTGTTGGAGTATCTGAAAGCTTTATCACAAAGAAAGCCTCAGGTCAGGCTATTAAAAAG GATGTAGACACGAACATTGTCAACAGATTCTACCTCTCCTTTGTTCTTTATGCATTGCTTAAAGAGACCAATGTCTGGAGTGTATCAGAAAAATTTAACATGTCTCGAGGATATGTCCAAACGCTTTTAAGCGGAgctgcctccttctcctcttgtGTGCTACATTTCTGTGAG GAACTAGAGGAGTTTTGGGTTTATAGAGCCCTCTTGACAGAACTTACCAAGAAGCTGTCTTATTGTGTGAAGGCAGATCTGGTCCCTCTCATGGAAGTAACTGGAGTCTTAGAG TCCAGAGCAAAGCAGTTATATGATGCAGGCTATAAAACTGTTGCACATTTAGCCAATGCAGACCCTGAAGTGCTGATAAGGACCATTCATCATTTATCACGACGTCAGGCCAAGCAAATTGTTTCATCAGCAAAG